The bacterium DNA window GGGGGGTATCCCGGCGCGGACCTCGACAGCACCTACCTGGGGTTCACCGATCCCGGCTCCTTCGAGTGGATTGACGCCGCCGTCGCCCTGTCCACCAGCACCTTCTACATCGCCTTCGAGCAGATCGGCGATTACCCGGACTGCGACTCGGTGGCCGTGGACGCCGAGGCGGGCTCGCACAACTGGACCGGCTATGGGGGAGACTGGTCCAAGACGACCCTCTTCGGCGATTTCATGCTCCGCTGCTACTGGGAGGACGGTACCGGCGGGGACTTCCTTCCGCCCGAGGTGACCGGCCTGAACCCCGCCGACGGTGCCGTGGACGTCCCCGTGGACACCACGATTATCTTCCACGTGGTGGATGACGTTTCCGGAGTGGACGTGGCGACCATCGAGCTCACCGCCCAGGACGCGTCCAGGGGGCCTCTCAAATTCAAGCTGGCCCTCAACGCCGGCGGTCCCTCCCCGACCGGCGTGATATCCGGCGACCTGCACGTTGACGACGCGGACCTCCTCGACGTAGTCTGCACCTTCACTCCCGACAGCGACCTCCCCTACGCCGACGCCATCACCTGCACCGTGGCCGCCGGCCTGGCCGATATACAGGGCAACGAAACCAGCCAGGACATCGTCTGGGATTTCACGACCGAGGACGAACCCGGCGAGGATTACCTCCCGCCCGAGGTGACCGGCCTGAACCCCGCCGACGGCGCCGAGGGCGTGCCCGTGGTAACGAAAATCATCTTCCGCGTCGTGGACGACATCTCCGGCGTGGACGTGGAGACCATCAAGTTCGCCGCCCAGGACACCTCGAAGAACGCCCACAATTTCGCCTTGGCCTTCAGCGTCGGCGGTCCCTCCCCGACCGGCGTCATCTCCGGGGTCCTGTACATTGACGACATAGACCCCCTCGACGTCCTCTGCAAATTCACCCCCGATTCGGACCTGCCCTACGCCGACACCATCACCTGCACCGTGGCCGCCGGGCTGGCCGACGCGCTGGGCAACGAAACCCTCCAGGACATCGTCTGGAGTTTCAGGACCGAGAACAAGCCGGGGGTGCAGAACTGCACCTGGGGCGAGATAAAGGCGCTGTACTAGAAGATTTCAAGCCGTAAGAGGGGCGCCTGCAAAACCGCTCCCATGAACGCATTTTGGAGGACACATCTTGCCGATATTCATTTTCTATGCTATATCTAGATGTAGCGTAGTCGAATAGATGCTCTTTCAACCACGGGAGGAGGATCATGCGAAAGGTGTTCCTTGCCATCGTCGTACTGGTCATGGGCGCCGCGGCCTATCCCCCGGCTCTGTCCACCACCGGACCGCCCATCAACGCCCACCCCGGCCCGCCGACGGAGTCAGAGTTCTACTGGGACGACGGCGTACTATCCAGCGGCTGGACGTGGTACAGCGGCGGCAACTACTGGGCGGTGGATTTCGACGACGAGAAGACCGGCGGAGTCGCCGACGGTCTGGTCACCGCCTACGGGGCCGTGACCTACCCGAACTGGCCCGACTCCACCTACCAGGGCTGCTACATGCACGTGTTCGGCGACGATGGGGGGTATCCCGGCGCGGACCTCGACAGCACCTACCTGGGGTTCACCGGGAGCGGCTCCTTCGAGTGGGTCGAGACCTCGGTTCTCCTAAGCACCAGCACCTTCTACATCGCCTTCGAACAGATCGGCGGTACCTCGCACTGTGACTCGGTGGGCGTGGACGCGGCGGCCGGCACGCACAACTGGACCGGCTATGGGGGCGCCTGGGGTAGCATCTCGATTTTCAGTGACTTCATGCTCCGCTGCTACTGGGATGACGAACCCGCCGGGGACTTCCACCCGCCCGAGGTGACCGGCATGGACCCCGATGACGGCGAGGTTGACGTGCACGTGGACACGACAATCGTCTTCCACGTCGTGGACGATGTTTCCGGGGTGGACGTGGCGACCATCGAGCTCACCGTGGAGGACACCTCACGGGGTCCCGTGCACGTCAATCTGTCCTACAACACCGACGGGCCTTCCCCGACCGGCGTGATATCGGGGGTCCTGTACATTGACGACACTGACCCCCTCGACGTCGTCTGCATCTTCATCCCCGATGACGACCTGCCCTACGCCGACGCCATCACCTGCACCGTGGCCGCCGGGCTGGCCGATATACAGGGCAACGAAACCAGCCAGGACTTCGTATGGGATTTCACGACCGAGGACGCCCCCGGGGTGCAAAACAGCACCTGGGGCGAGATCAAGGCGCTGTACTGACCCGCGGATCGCGTTGAAAAAGCATCCCTTACCGGGATGCTTTCCTTTTGGTGGCGGAGAAGGGACTCGAACCCTTGACTCCACGGATATGAGCCGTGTGCTCTAACCGTCTGAGCTACTCCGCCAAGCCAGTGGCTTGTGCCTGTCCCGCGGGGAACGGGTATTTTAGTTCTCTAATCGTCGCCGCGCGCTAATCCCATTAGACTAATTAACGTTTAAGAGCTTGAAGCTCGACACTGTTCCGCCTGTCCCCTCTCCCCTTTGGGGAGGAGCAGTCGCCCACGGGCTAGGGTGAGGGGCAAGCTTGAAGCTCGACACTGTCCCGCCTGTCCCCTTTCCCCTTTGGGGAGGAGCAGTCGCTCACGGGCTAGGGTGAGGGGCAAGCTTGAAGCTCGACACTGTTCCGCCTGTCCCCTTTCCCCTTTGGGGAGGAACAGTCGCCCACGGGCTAGGGTGAGGGGCAAGCTTGAAGCTCGACACCGCCCCGCAGCAGGCGGCATTATACCGCCAAGGGCGCCCCCAAGGCAACCCTAGTCGCCGCGCGGTTTCCAGGTGACCGCCCGGCGGCCGGTCCAATACTTGAGCACCCCGACCAGTTGCGCCGCGAAGAGGCTCACCATGAAGAAGGGGGCGCACAGGGCGCCGGGGAGCCGGTCGTGCCCGATCCAGCCCACCAGGGCCAGGAAGTAGAAGAGCGCCTGCCCCATCGCCAGCCAGAAATAAAAGCCCCCGGCGAGGGCCGCCGCGGCACCCGCTCCCAGCATGGCGAGCATGAAGAAGGGCGTCATCTCGCGCAGCTTTTTGCGCATGAAGAAGTGCAGGTTGTAGATGAAGTGGCGCCTCCACGGCAGGATGCGCGAGATGTGCCGGAAGACGCTCATCCGCAGGACGGACAGCCGTGCCTCGCGCTTGAACCCGCCCTCGATCTGCGACTGGGTG harbors:
- a CDS encoding Ig-like domain-containing protein; this translates as GGYPGADLDSTYLGFTDPGSFEWIDAAVALSTSTFYIAFEQIGDYPDCDSVAVDAEAGSHNWTGYGGDWSKTTLFGDFMLRCYWEDGTGGDFLPPEVTGLNPADGAVDVPVDTTIIFHVVDDVSGVDVATIELTAQDASRGPLKFKLALNAGGPSPTGVISGDLHVDDADLLDVVCTFTPDSDLPYADAITCTVAAGLADIQGNETSQDIVWDFTTEDEPGEDYLPPEVTGLNPADGAEGVPVVTKIIFRVVDDISGVDVETIKFAAQDTSKNAHNFALAFSVGGPSPTGVISGVLYIDDIDPLDVLCKFTPDSDLPYADTITCTVAAGLADALGNETLQDIVWSFRTENKPGVQNCTWGEIKALY
- a CDS encoding Ig-like domain-containing protein, producing the protein MRKVFLAIVVLVMGAAAYPPALSTTGPPINAHPGPPTESEFYWDDGVLSSGWTWYSGGNYWAVDFDDEKTGGVADGLVTAYGAVTYPNWPDSTYQGCYMHVFGDDGGYPGADLDSTYLGFTGSGSFEWVETSVLLSTSTFYIAFEQIGGTSHCDSVGVDAAAGTHNWTGYGGAWGSISIFSDFMLRCYWDDEPAGDFHPPEVTGMDPDDGEVDVHVDTTIVFHVVDDVSGVDVATIELTVEDTSRGPVHVNLSYNTDGPSPTGVISGVLYIDDTDPLDVVCIFIPDDDLPYADAITCTVAAGLADIQGNETSQDFVWDFTTEDAPGVQNSTWGEIKALY